Genomic window (Ostrinia nubilalis chromosome 20, ilOstNubi1.1, whole genome shotgun sequence):
ATTTGAAAAAGTTGAGCAATGTTTAGTAACCGTGTGACTGCTTACGACCTTGAGAAGTTGATAGCCTAAATAAGTTTAATTACTTGTTGAATTGTTGTTTTCATTACAAAAGTATAGCACTTACTACATCTTTATTAAAAGCAGAGGCCCACCTGATATTACGCGCGATTACCAATTACCAGTAGTATAGATAGAGACTCGTAGATACAAGTCGAAGCTAAAGACAACTTTTTAGGATATCATTGAGTAGCTAGGACAATGTAAAATTCGATACTTATTCCTGAATACTTCGCCATGTCCTTCATCTTTATCCCAGAAAACCAAGCGCCAGCAATATAGAGACACCGATGTGTCCTGCAAGGCACTACCAACTCTTGGTATGGGCTCTACCAAGATTTATGATTTAATTTTAGAATGAAGGTGAACTTCACCACCAGCTGTTAAGAAAGTGGTGGTAGAGtcaactaagtaggtaagtgtAAAAACTATTTCTGGTTTATTGCATGTCATATAAATTTTTTATATAGGTACATACTTAAGTACTAACCAAATCAAAATAggtaaacttacttttattagaCTTTAGTACgagtaaatatttatcttaGCCACTGATAGATTCATCAATAAAAGGGAATATGATTACCTAACCGTATTATTAACGGAAGGAAAACTATCTCATGGTCGAGGATCAAATTCCAAGAAACAATTTCTAACCACGAGACATTGACATTTCTATTTCATTATCTAGGTACGTAGGTCTTACATAAAACGCTACTTAAGTAAGTACACCTACttaatttactttcaaaatttcgcgtgtaattttatttaatcagcgcattacattaattaaattggctataagtaagtaattataaaaatactaacaTCCCGTCATTTTGTTATTAAGCGGACAAATTAAATTAGATTTCATAAACAAATAGTATTAAATCTCCtccaataaatactttaatttaaaaatacttaactaGTAATGTGcggtaattattaattttttatttcatatatCAGATAGTGTTGATTTATTGTgcacaaaacaaataaataattaacaacaCGAGTGTATTAAGTCAAGGAGATTTGTACTTCCTACCAAATTTATTGGCACGATTCTCGCGCGatacttcaaaataaataaaggctatcgatttggaaaaaatatcgatttacTGGTTGTGATTTCAACATTGGACAGTTGTTTTGCGAAAATTGTCGCAAGTGCGCCTGCGACTGCAATACCGATGGCGCGTCGAATGGCGGTTGCAATTTGACTGTGACCTGTCACTAACTCCGCAAAAAAGGCTTGAAACAGCAATATCCAATTCAATATTGGTTAATGTCTTTAATAAACAACAATGCTTAGACCAATTTGTAATATTAAATATGAGAGAGTGTGTTTTTTAAGTTATGTTAGCCAAAATTAACTGGAATTTAGTAACATTTTGTGTCATTTAATGAGACATTATTACGATCAACCATtacgattattttatttatatcgcATGAATTATTCACTCAAGTTATGAAAATCTGAAATAGCGTTAGCGTAACAGTTGTAAGTTTCATAATATCCGATTATAACATAGATCAACCAAAGAAAATGTTGAATCGTAATCAAATCGAAACAACGAACTACATGACTAGCGGGGTCATTGTCAAACTACCTTGAACTggcttttttattgttttttactcTACAACTTATGATAACGCAGTCTGCAGCGTTGCAAAAACGGGTAAACCAGAACTTCAAAATAATTGCAAACTGcgaaatgttttttaaaaatgaCAGCTGCAATAAAACTGACCATTTTCCAGACCAAAAAGAGCAACACGGTCAAATCGAACGATTTCTTGTAGGAACTGGACCGATTAGACTTACGTAAACAATTATTTCTAACCAATATCCACTTATTTGTTTTGTCATTTTCATCACCAGACTCCATCTAAGTGTTACGTAAGCCGTTGCGATTTTTTCACGAACAAAACGAGCAACAAAAAGTCGATGGTTTCTTTTAAAATATGCAACTCGAAATGAGATCACTGTCAAGCTTTTTATACTTAGTTTACGTTGCGTATGATTTGAATTACAATtaattggaaattatttaaattggagCATTGTAGCGATATTGCTAAATGCTTTGTTGAATGTAAAACCAATAACTTTGTTGCAAGTTCGCTTcgcaaaataaacaatttgaaatcAATTTTGTAGAATCACTACGCTACAATACATGTAAAAGTATGGCAGCATTATGGGAGTGACAATAGTTCTTACACACGAAATAAAAGTAACTAAGTAGGCATGTAGCAATTGAATTTTTCTGTTTGATAACTGGTCAACTGGTAGAGAGGGCTTTTGAGATAAGCCCTAGTCACTGTCACTCATGGCGATATTTGTTGTTAATAAGATATTAGAGCATATTAGTTTAACTTACTTCTAAATCTAGAAAGGGGATGTAATGTAAGATCATCAAAGTTTTCAAAGAAATCACAAATCTGTTTATATTTCACGCAAAATAATAGAAGGACCTCAATTTTATTGATTGTGGTTATAAAAGTTAGGAGTTTGAATTTTTtgcaaattgaattttaatccATTAGGTAGGACTGAATGTAACAGTAGCCATAAAGATAATTTAACTTCACCGGATTGAGATAGGAGATAGTCTTTAAGACACATTTTCGActagatcagtggttcttaaccggtggtgcgcggaccactggtggtccctggagacattccaagtggtccacgaagtgcacttgcacaccttggttaaaaccacttttaactgatttttgcagtcaaactagttttgaccgattaagaggtggtccctgacaagacagaaattatCCCTATtataaaatggtccctcatgacttaaaggttaagaaccactggacTAGATATAGGGTGGATTTGACCAAacaagaataaatattaatctcagaataaatcgtcagttattcgacattttgacatatttcccacacAGAAagtgtcaatgtgccagttatagcaggagttattctcggataaaagtttggtcgaatcgggccttagtagTTTAAGAGGTCTCGATTAATGAAACTCACCTGGTGCATAGCTTGCTGAGCCGCTTGCGCCGCGGACTGGGCTGCTCTCTTAGCTTGCTGCAGCTGCATTTCTTCTCCTTGCAGGCCGACCTTAGCGTCTCTGACTTGCTGCTCCAACCCCGACAGAATCACTTGCTTTCCAGCCAGCGCTGCCTGCGCTGTCGCACTAGCCTGAGCCGCTGACTGGGCTAAAGTGTTCTTCGCTACATACGCCGCCTGGTACGCCGCAGCCGCTTGGTTACCCAGCGCTGTCTTCGCTTGATTGGCAGAGCCTACAGCGATGGTCCTCAGACCGCTGCCTCTGCTGAAACCCTTCTTCTGGTTGTCGCCGGTGGCAGCGGCCTTAACGTCCTGGATATAAGCGTCATAATGGCTTGCAGACTCTTGGGGCTCCTGTGCCTGGACTTGGCCGGAGGACTCGTAGTCATATTCGTACTCGGCCTGTTGGGGGGCGCTTTCTCGGGCgacgggagcggcggcggcgacgtAGAGGGTGCCTGGAATATGGATTGAGGATATTAAACGTGTTCAAAGCTCAGCCTTTAGTGTTTTAGAGTTTGACTTGGTTTTTCTGGGTTTTAAGCTTTCAGCGTCTACCTAGGGTTTGACCTGAATAATGTAGGTTTTCAGAAGGACACGTATGGTAGAGACAGCATTACGGAATTTTCGATTGAAGTATCTACCTAGATATGATCATTTATTATGATAATCACTTCAGAGTACTTATTTTCTCTGTTAATAGTGAGTTCAATATTTTCACGAGTCCTAAGTACCTAAATCAAGCCAAGTAAAGCCTATAAGTACAatctaaaagtttatttgtaaaaagtttACTTAAGTATCctgtaaaatataaattacagcCTACACATCTACGACAAAAGTAGTGATCATAAAGGTTCTATATTCTCAACAACACCTTAAAATCTGTCAATTAGAAACCATTGAAAAGTTGACAATGATACTAATCTCCACAAAAAATAAGTCAAAAACGTCCCGCCAACAATCGCGGTCAACCGTGCGTTTCGCGATCACACTCCGCTAACTAAACGCTCATAATTACCATTCATTACGCTAAATATGGTAACCGCAACGCTATCGTTATCAAATAACGTTACGTAGTAACGCGTTAAAACGTTGAGGAACTAAAACTTGCGTGAATACAAAATCAACTTCCGAAATACGCGTTACATGAATTATTATACAATAAACCAATAACATGCAACAAAAGAATCTTTTTAACAAACATCGAACACATCAATGTTCaataattaaattgtattttacgcaacaataaaaataattaagcatTCTCTTCACCGTAATAAAAAGCGATTTATTAACCCACTTTGCTACGACTGATTGgtttcataaattataataaatataggacatttaaaactgttaattaaagtaattgatttatgtaatacttaaataataactCTTTTCATAAATAAGGTTATTAATTTCCTCGGTGGAAGAATGTTGATATGGTGTCATGAAAATCGGACAgttgaattaatttaataagaGAATGTGggttaataaaatgttttattttttaataagttaTCACTCCTGTTTCCACTTTCTCCAATTACTTAGTTTTGGACATaggcaataaataaatctaagctTAAGACTTGCTAGATTCTATTCAAAGACCGCTGAAAACCTTTGCTCAAAAATTCATCTTTAAAATGGACTGATAACGTTGATAAAAATCTGAAACTTTGCTGAAAGCTTTTTTCAAACTCGAGAATTTCCGTGGCTTAAATCGATTTGGCTCTGAAATTTAATGTGtatttacccccttactaataaaaagttacacacttgttgagcactgttttaaaatgacatttccgtACTAAacatcactttaaaacactgttcaacgagcgtgtaagttttattagtaagggggttagtgtACATTCATTCACAGGCTTTAGTGTATTCTTGaataaattttcatataaataaaattaatatcagTAAGTATTCGGGCATTATTTTACTAACAGGAACGTCAAGAGCCTTAACATTATTCAAGTTGATTTAATTATGAATGAAATAttgtattatgtattaattaaaataaagtgcgcgtatttaatattttttcattattaataTGATATGCAACCATTACGTTAGTAACAAGAGTGATTGCtgaaataacataattattaaatagAAATTAGTAAATGTAGAGTTTAGAAAAGTCTGTATTTTCTGAAAAAAGCGTAATTTTCCTATGATGATAATTGATTAATGTTgttcaaaatataaattaagatattaaattgtgttttaagtaaaaaataacttaCCTAAGCACAACAGAACTGTCCTAAACGCCTTCATATTTATACTCTTCAGTCGTACTGAAACACAAAAACTTTAtcactaaaatacaatttattaatttaatagctAAAACACTTGAAGCACTCAAAAAAGCGACACAGCATCACTGAAGTCTAGTCTACCTTCCAATACTTTCACAGTGTTTAATCGTTATCGGTTTAGGCGGGGAGTGGCCCCTGGCTCGCAGTGAGGTAATGTGCTGGGCAACTTCGAGTACTTGTATTTATAGGAAGGTTCACTCCGTCCAGTGAACGGCTGAGATAGATCTATATAGAGTTGCTGAAACAATATTTGGCAAGGACTTGTGGACTTTCGTTGATTTTTGTTATGCttagaagaaagttaaacgttaAACTTGCTGAAGGGCGTAACCTTTATTGAACTTCGGCCATAAGTGAAAATGAGAGGATTTGAGAGGAAGTGCAGCATGGTTATGGGAaacgtaaaaaaaataagtctcCAATGTCACTAATCGGCAATTTTTTATATCTAGCGTTctataatttaaattcaaattatttattgcatgtcacataaTATAGGGTTGAGAGATTGAAATAGATGTAGGGAATTTGACTCTTTTTTTTACCTACCTCTGTACCAACTTCTCCCATAACACAAATACAACACAAATAAAGGATCGACTTTCTATTAAATCGCTGGAAAACTCTGTCGAGATCGTTTTTCAGAGGAACACAtacaactcacgaaggcgaatgAGTTTTACTTGTGTGTGAACGTGTACATACGCATAACGATAGTGttatgtctatcaaaacttttgaaaaacaaacagtagcgagccaccataCTCgtacatgtaaagctcactcgccttcgtcaATTGCAACAACCATACCTGAAAATCTAGAGAGAACTTGATATGGATCTATCTATTCTCTGTAACGATAATAAGGTCAAGTACATATTGTTATAAgtataacaaaattattttcatgaaaattcAACGTATGTACTGACACAACTGCCTCGAATATGCTCAGATGCTGTTAGTAACTTGAATACGTTAAAGTTACTAtctcaatgaggatcatttcgatttttagctgtgaatgcagatttatagggctaagaaatccttaattcacagtccaaaaattcttgttctacgacaaaaattgacgaagttatggccaaattactaaaaaagttcactgaccgcccggcgtggcgacgatgacgtcactatatccgatccgaacgctgccggcgtactgcgtggatagaaaatattttttactagccaaactatcagttttagagaaaaactggtaatgacatttattgatcagaataaagtaagctatcgataggtaattttaaaaatagaaattgtgaaaaataacgcaataaatccatacgctcatacgattcaatggaacgcagagacgcgattggggtctccgcggtgatatatttggcgatttattcaaataaagtgttcataagtgttgttagagtcatatcttcttccaagtaaaatataaaaatgtataagtatttatttattaacttctaacaataatagctgaggcagatacactctgcctaggctacaagacattgctatgaagatcatttcgatgtacacgcaatacctacctgttatttaatttttctgagttaaacctacgtacctacctatctattcgccgttcccatgggcgggccagctgctgcaggaaaggacagctgctccctcctgaaaatctatttaatcttagcctagaagctgggtatgactcccccgcccccctcctctccccaggtcataagcttagcatgacttccccctcggccagaagttgggtatgatttaccctccccccccaggcccgaaactgggtatgacacccccccatgccagaaatgccagaaactgggtatgacttgaccccccccccctcccccaggccagaagctgggtaaacctagcccctccccccagcccataagcataagctgggtatgactccccctcggccagaagctgggtattacataccctccccccccaggccagaaactgggtatgacttgaccaccccccccctccccccaggccagaagctgggtatgacttcccccccccccccccctcaggccagaaactgggtatgacttgcccctccccccctcccaccaaggccagaagctgggtaaggcttgcccctccccccaggctataagctgggtatgacttatccccccccccccccccggccagaaactgggtattagcatcataaattatgtattattatgttcaatacaaacaatcataaagttacactcaccccaaccgcgtctccgcattccatcgaatcctatgaaaatgtggtttttggacatagcgatacttatttttcacaatttttattttttaaaattactggtcgataggttactttattttgatgaataaatgttattaaaagtttttttctaaaactgatagtttagccggaaaaaaatattttccatcccaatagtacgccggctgcgctcgattcggatatagtgacgtcacgcggccctgcgtacgttgacttttagcggcaaaaacggcctatgtttattacttaatatcttcgtaagtaatggtccgatttggataattcaaaaagatatatctttcttatgtcttaaagattaacgtagatactagttttattgaattttctacaacagtactgatcctcattacatAGTACTATTTTATCTGTAGTAATCATTACTGGTAAGCACTTCACATTCATTTACTGTACGAATTAAAAGGCgagttataaaatataaaaggaGGCTGGATGTTCttaaataaagtgaaataaaacttaataaagCTAAAGATTATttcttacaaaaatattatagaaATGTTTTATCAACTCTATACAAATCCTGCAACTTTTCTGGCAGTCTGCAGTGACTTATTGAATGCTGAAAGCATTGTATCTAGGTAGATCAGTGATAATGGCTTCTGAAGACACGATCGATACAAACAGCTTTGATAAACGTTTTACAATACTAATGTAATAATACGAAAGTATAGTTAATTTGTCTGTCACGGTTTCACGCCTAaatgaacggattttgacgaattCTGGTATAGAGAAGAAAGAATAAATGGGGATTAGGAGAAGATGCATACGTACTTACTAATAGATGCTTTGCTAAGTGTGGCACCgtaataaatacctaataaaGGTGAAAATAGGCATGAAAGTTTTTATGGACACCCCATGGATGTTGATGGGTTACCTATACTAGTATGAACGTTATGAAAACTATGAGTACTTTTCGTAATAAATAAAGTGCTGCATATACTGAAACCACACATCCATTCATAATGTCATTGGCAGAAGTtcctctttaaattttcataccaCGAGCAATTTTACTAACTATTATGCTAGAAATAACATGAgttgcaaaaaataattttcattaggGACTTCCCGATTTTAGTGTCAACAAATCATTTTCAGTCACGTTCAACTTAATTTTTATAAGGGATCTTTGAAATAGCTATAATTCAGTTTTGCGTAAACTGGACGACGATTGCCGTATTGATTTattacatacataacatacagAAACATTTATCGAGTAGCTTGATAATACCTACTACAGAGAAATTacgttataaattatttttttttgtacattattGACAAAGATTTATCAAAGATATCATAAATACCAAATGGTAGAGTCATTTGGCCACTAAAACTTTTGATTAGAGttaataatttgatttgatttcaaagtTTCAAATACTATTGTccagttaattaattaataggtcATTGGGATTTTTGGAATGTTGTCaatagttagaaaaaaaatatggtAGAGAATTCTGTGTCGaaataaaatctatactaatattataaatgcgaaagtaactctatctgtctg
Coding sequences:
- the LOC135081460 gene encoding uncharacterized abhydrolase domain-containing protein DDB_G0269086-like isoform X2 — encoded protein: MKAFRTVLLCLGTLYVAAAAPVARESAPQQAEYEYDYESSGQVQAQEPQESASHYDAYIQDVKAAATGDNQKKGFSRGSGLRTIAVGSANQAKTALGNQAAAAYQAAYVAKNTLAQSAAQASATAQAALAGKQVILSGLEQQVRDAKVGLQGEEMQLQQAKRAAQSAAQAAQQAMHQVNVIQAALNAAQATSENANEAASQAAGELGAQTAMVGAARQRLQTLQEQLHGVRIDFEATQSAARKAQAAAQQAQANAAAAAAKAAAAGLGGQKDSSHEEVHDAPAEEAEEGDEEEEEDCEEEK